One segment of Leuconostoc lactis DNA contains the following:
- the pdxS gene encoding pyridoxal 5'-phosphate synthase lyase subunit PdxS: protein MMEKGTTLVKRGMAQMQKGGVIMDVANVEQAKIAEAAGAVAVMALERVPSDIRAAGGVARMSDPAMVEQIMAAVTIPVMAKARIGHFVEARVLEAVGVDYIDESEVLTPADDTYHIDKTDFEVPFVCGCRDLGEALRRIGEGASMLRTKGEPGTGNIIEAVRHMEKVNEQIAQVQAANPNQLMTIARDLRAPYDLVTYVHEHGKLPVINFAAGGVSTPADAALMMNLGADGVFVGSGIFHSENPEKFAKAIVAATANPTDYDLIAEVSKNIGKPMKGIEIATLSEDQKMASRGI from the coding sequence ATCATGGAAAAAGGCACCACATTGGTTAAGCGCGGGATGGCACAAATGCAAAAAGGCGGCGTGATTATGGACGTTGCCAACGTCGAACAAGCAAAAATTGCTGAAGCAGCTGGTGCGGTGGCTGTCATGGCCTTAGAACGTGTCCCATCTGATATCCGAGCTGCTGGCGGTGTCGCACGCATGTCTGATCCAGCCATGGTCGAACAAATTATGGCCGCCGTGACGATTCCGGTGATGGCAAAAGCACGCATTGGGCATTTTGTTGAAGCCCGTGTGTTAGAAGCGGTTGGCGTGGATTACATTGATGAAAGTGAAGTGCTAACCCCAGCAGATGACACCTATCACATTGATAAAACGGACTTTGAAGTGCCGTTTGTGTGTGGCTGCCGTGATCTTGGCGAGGCCTTACGCCGGATTGGTGAAGGGGCTTCAATGCTACGGACCAAAGGCGAACCAGGGACAGGCAATATTATTGAAGCGGTTCGCCACATGGAAAAAGTTAATGAACAAATTGCGCAAGTGCAAGCGGCCAACCCGAATCAATTAATGACGATTGCCCGTGATTTGCGGGCACCGTATGATTTGGTGACCTACGTTCATGAACATGGTAAGTTACCAGTCATTAATTTTGCCGCGGGCGGTGTGTCTACACCAGCAGATGCTGCATTGATGATGAACCTTGGCGCTGATGGGGTGTTTGTGGGTTCAGGTATTTTCCACTCAGAAAATCCCGAAAAATTTGCCAAAGCCATTGTGGCTGCAACGGCGAATCCTACCGATTACGATTTGATTGCCGAAGTGTCAAAAAATATTGGTAAGCCTATGAAGGGGATTGAAATAGCCACGCTCTCAGAAGACCAAAAAATGGCTAGTCGTGGCATCTAA
- a CDS encoding PLP-dependent aminotransferase family protein, giving the protein MRWQLPSHDKKAVYLQLINVILQGIEQGALLPGEQLPPERRLAQDLGINRSTVQHALNELVSQGILLRQQGSGTWVNSGKWGVLSAHVNWRNYFTTDCLSDPESFMVQLKHLRQQPEVLNLADSQTENAPLRQLALPSIAMATLLQQNTANAMSGSPALKAQIRRHLHPYLNQPLPDEQLLITAGAQQAFFLIAQGLLSYGDAIAIESPSYLYQLALFQVAGIRVFGVPRTKNGGLSLDDLQHLYYQHHLKFVFVNPTNQNPTTQTMPLVERHALIARCRQLNLPIVEDDPFGFTLALSQQSIPTLKQLDPNNVIYIGSLSEFSGADTRIGWLIAPPAIVSRLSEIRQEMESGISIFSQYLATQLLSQPNLADLVAQQQHQLAHSRQRLLHLLAPFVSQGQLAYKIPTLGNTLWLHILTKSTMTRADYQVFLDQQLLVLPDFLFGRHSNHVRLSYSQLPADDTLLKQRLQAVMAQLID; this is encoded by the coding sequence TTGCGCTGGCAACTACCATCACACGACAAAAAGGCCGTCTATTTGCAGCTGATTAATGTCATTTTACAAGGGATTGAACAAGGCGCCTTACTACCAGGTGAACAACTGCCGCCAGAACGCCGCCTCGCACAAGACTTAGGAATTAATCGCTCGACCGTTCAACACGCACTCAATGAATTAGTCAGCCAAGGCATTTTACTCCGGCAACAAGGGAGTGGCACTTGGGTTAACTCGGGCAAATGGGGTGTTTTATCAGCACATGTCAACTGGCGAAACTATTTTACAACGGATTGTTTAAGTGATCCGGAAAGCTTTATGGTACAGCTCAAACACTTGCGCCAACAGCCGGAAGTTTTAAATTTAGCCGACAGTCAGACCGAAAATGCACCTTTACGTCAGCTAGCACTCCCAAGTATCGCCATGGCCACGCTACTGCAACAAAATACTGCCAACGCAATGAGTGGTAGTCCCGCATTAAAAGCACAAATCAGACGACACTTGCACCCCTATCTCAACCAACCCCTGCCAGATGAGCAACTCCTGATTACTGCTGGCGCCCAGCAAGCCTTTTTCTTAATTGCCCAAGGATTATTATCCTATGGTGATGCCATTGCCATTGAATCGCCGTCTTATTTGTACCAACTTGCCTTATTTCAAGTCGCCGGTATTCGGGTTTTTGGCGTGCCACGCACAAAAAATGGCGGGTTATCCCTCGACGATTTGCAGCATTTATATTACCAACACCATTTAAAATTCGTCTTTGTCAATCCAACCAATCAAAACCCCACGACTCAAACCATGCCATTAGTCGAGCGGCACGCCCTGATTGCGCGGTGCCGGCAACTCAATTTACCCATTGTTGAAGACGATCCTTTTGGCTTCACGCTCGCGCTTAGTCAGCAAAGTATCCCCACGCTTAAACAATTGGATCCCAATAATGTGATCTATATCGGCTCTCTTTCCGAGTTTAGTGGTGCTGACACCCGAATTGGTTGGTTGATTGCCCCACCAGCCATCGTCTCGCGCTTATCAGAAATTCGCCAAGAAATGGAATCCGGCATCAGTATTTTTTCCCAGTATCTGGCGACCCAACTCTTAAGCCAACCCAACTTGGCCGACTTGGTCGCCCAGCAGCAACACCAATTAGCGCACTCCCGTCAACGGCTATTACACCTGCTCGCACCCTTTGTATCACAAGGCCAATTGGCCTATAAAATCCCGACTTTAGGCAATACGCTGTGGCTCCATATTTTAACCAAATCGACAATGACCCGCGCTGATTATCAAGTGTTTCTCGATCAGCAACTGCTGGTTTTACCAGATTTCTTATTTGGTCGTCACAGTAACCATGTCCGTTTAAGTTATTCGCAACTCCCCGCGGATGATACCCTATTAAAGCAACGTCTACAGGCCGTAATGGCACAATTAATCGATTGA
- a CDS encoding helix-turn-helix domain-containing protein, with product MAIGNQIKALRKSLGLTQQTFADKLFISYQSVSNWERAKSHPTAEMMLTIIETFHLPLNFFMPSDQNSQDLDDEQLILAAFIKSMRASADKIPTMATIAKLAGLSIERVMAYFPTFDDLAYATINAVDDNIKTKIESRLAVEPDILTVFINDMTPLLYQEHKVLHILYTRPYIRGVWVQFLKAKYKSLLIKYQPRAAQDVLGTEYYIETLTGLISVWMSQKKPEPLTDYQKRLRVLTSQPLAIWHTLG from the coding sequence ATGGCGATTGGTAACCAAATTAAAGCGCTACGAAAATCACTTGGCTTGACCCAACAAACATTTGCTGACAAACTGTTTATTTCCTATCAATCCGTTTCCAATTGGGAACGGGCTAAAAGCCACCCTACCGCTGAAATGATGCTCACAATCATTGAAACGTTTCATTTACCACTGAATTTTTTTATGCCCAGCGACCAAAACAGTCAAGATCTCGATGACGAACAACTCATTTTAGCCGCTTTCATTAAAAGTATGCGCGCGAGTGCTGATAAAATCCCGACAATGGCAACCATTGCCAAATTGGCTGGCCTATCCATTGAACGTGTCATGGCTTATTTCCCAACGTTCGATGATTTAGCTTATGCCACTATTAATGCTGTCGATGATAACATTAAAACCAAAATCGAGTCGCGCTTAGCCGTTGAACCTGATATTTTAACGGTTTTTATCAATGATATGACGCCCTTACTTTATCAAGAACACAAAGTTCTCCATATCTTATATACGCGACCCTATATTCGTGGGGTGTGGGTACAATTTTTGAAAGCCAAATATAAGTCCCTTTTGATTAAATATCAACCACGGGCGGCGCAAGATGTCCTGGGTACGGAATACTACATCGAAACCTTAACTGGCCTTATCTCGGTTTGGATGAGCCAAAAAAAGCCGGAACCCTTAACTGATTATCAAAAACGGTTACGTGTTTTGACAAGCCAACCACTCGCCATATGGCATACCCTAGGTTAA
- a CDS encoding helix-turn-helix domain-containing protein has translation MTIGHQIKLLRQSKGLTQRDLADTLYISYQAVSNWERHQSQPTADMLLAILEKYHLPHDFFITQSKQQQCTQEKEQILRGFLESLMYCASKPPSYATIAQFANLSIAQICQHFPNYEALVNQFMVTVDDQIKPTVEMHLIAHEDLITIFSTYMAPRLYAEREKLHLLYTRPYLKDTWLRFIKGRYKQLIQQWQPKAIDATYLLDVLITFISVWLSAIHPEPLAAFQRRIQHLTRIPIQSWPQ, from the coding sequence GATACGCTTTATATTTCCTATCAAGCTGTCTCCAATTGGGAGCGCCATCAAAGTCAGCCCACCGCTGATATGTTGCTTGCCATCCTTGAAAAATATCACTTACCACATGACTTTTTCATCACACAATCAAAACAACAACAATGCACGCAAGAAAAAGAACAAATCTTACGTGGTTTTTTGGAGAGTCTCATGTATTGTGCCAGTAAACCGCCAAGTTATGCCACAATTGCCCAGTTTGCGAATCTCTCAATCGCGCAAATTTGCCAACACTTTCCAAATTATGAGGCACTCGTTAATCAGTTTATGGTCACCGTTGACGACCAAATTAAACCCACCGTTGAAATGCATCTTATCGCACACGAAGATTTGATCACAATTTTTTCAACCTATATGGCGCCACGCTTGTATGCCGAACGTGAGAAATTGCACCTGTTATACACCCGCCCCTACTTGAAAGACACTTGGTTACGTTTTATTAAAGGACGCTACAAACAGCTCATCCAACAATGGCAACCAAAAGCCATCGACGCTACCTACTTGCTTGACGTGCTCATTACGTTCATTTCTGTGTGGTTGAGTGCCATACACCCCGAACCATTGGCAGCTTTTCAACGGCGTATTCAGCATCTTACCCGCATCCCTATACAATCTTGGCCACAGTAA
- the pdxT gene encoding pyridoxal 5'-phosphate synthase glutaminase subunit PdxT, translating to MIVGVLDLQGAVSEHVDMLVQCQVEVQLIKKVADLTGIDGVIIPGGESTVIYKLLVQEHLLEPLRQLIQTGLPVFGTCAGMVLLTQSKAFGALPATVVRNGFGRQKDSFEQAISVVGFDEPFHGVFIRAPYLTAVNESVTVLATIDDEKVIAAQYAHILVTAFHPELTADTRFHEKFIQLIANK from the coding sequence ATGATTGTTGGCGTATTGGATTTACAAGGGGCAGTCAGTGAACATGTTGACATGTTGGTACAGTGCCAAGTTGAAGTGCAGTTAATCAAAAAAGTGGCGGATTTAACGGGTATTGATGGGGTGATTATTCCTGGTGGGGAGAGTACAGTGATTTACAAATTGCTCGTACAAGAACACCTACTTGAGCCGTTAAGACAGCTGATTCAGACTGGCTTACCAGTTTTTGGCACCTGTGCCGGAATGGTGCTTTTAACCCAATCCAAGGCATTTGGCGCGTTACCAGCAACGGTGGTGCGTAATGGCTTTGGTCGGCAAAAAGATAGTTTTGAGCAAGCCATTTCGGTGGTTGGATTTGATGAACCGTTTCATGGTGTGTTCATTCGGGCGCCGTATCTGACAGCTGTTAATGAATCGGTGACTGTTTTGGCCACAATTGATGACGAAAAGGTGATCGCGGCACAATATGCGCATATTTTAGTGACCGCTTTTCATCCAGAATTGACAGCTGATACACGTTTTCATGAAAAATTTATTCAGTTAATTGCGAATAAATGA